In Paraburkholderia youngii, the genomic stretch GCCGGGCCGCTTCCAATGCGCGATCGAAATGCTGGTCGAAATGGTCGAGGATCAATCGAAGGCCATGATCCACGGCTCGCGCACCTTCATCGCGCCGCTCGCGCTGACGGTGTTCGTCTGGGTCGCGCTGATGAACTCGCTCGACTTTATCCCCGTCGACCTGCCGGGCCGCTTGATCGGCTGGCTGGGCCTCTCCGAAGTCATTCCGCACCACCGCCTCGTGCCCACCGCCGACCTGAACGGCACGATCGGCATCGCACTCGGCGTGTTCGTGCTGATGATTTACTACAACTTCAAGATCAAGGGCGCTGGCGGCTTCGTGCATGAACTGCTGTCCGCTCCGTTCGGCGCGCATCCGCTGCTGTGGATCCCGAACCTGGCACTGAACATCATCGAGTTCGTCGCGAAGACGGTCTCGCTCGGCATGCGGCTATTCGGCAACATGTACGCGGGCGAACTGTTGTTCCTGCTGATTGCCCTGCTCGGCAGCATCTGGAGCTTCGGCGCGGACACGACGGTGCTTGGCTTCATCGGCCACGTGGTCGCCGGCACAGTGTGGTCAATCTTCCACATCCTGATCGTTCTGCTGCAGGCGTTCATTTTCATGATGCTGACGCTGGTGTACATCGGCCAGGCACACGACGCGCACTAACCCGCGTTGTCGGCAAAGAATCGTAGTTTTTCAAATCCCAGTTCCAACCAGTTCTAAAAGACTTTTCACAAAGGAGTGATCATGCAAGCTTTCATCGCCAACATCCAGGGTCTGACCGCCATCGGTATCGGCATCATCATCGGCCTGGGTGCTATCGGCGCCTGTATCGGTATCGGTCTGATGGGCGGCAAGTACATCGAAGCATGTGCCCGTCAGCCGGAACTGATGAACCCGCTGCAAACCAAGATGTTCCTGCTGGCTGGTCTGATCGATGCGGCGTTCCTGATTGGCGTTGGTGTGGCAATGCTGTTTGCGTTCGCGAACCCGCTGCTCTCGAAACTGGCAGGCTGAGGTTCCTCGGAGGTTTGCGCCTGAGCTATAACAAGTAAAGGCGCAGGGCGGAACGGGTACTGGGGCGCTGATCGAGCAGAATCGATGAGCGCCTTGCCGTTTCACTTTCCGAACAAGCAACGTTTAAGGAAACACCGTGAATCTCAACGCAACCCTGTTTGCGCAAATGGTCGTGTTCCTGATCCTCGCGTGGTTCACGATGAAATTCGTGTGGCCGCCGCTGATCAACGCCCTCGACGAGCGCGCGAAGAAGATCGCCGACGGTCTGTCCGCCGCGGAAAAGGGCAAGCAGGAACTCGAAGCCGCTCATAAGCGCGTCGACCAGGAACTGGCTCAGGCTCGCAACGATGGCCAGCAACGCATCGCCGACGCTGAAAAGCGCGCTGTCGCAGTCGCCGACGAAATCAAGGCTCAGGCGCAGGCGGAAGCCGCCCGCATCATCGCGCAGGCGAAGGCCGACGCGGAGCAGCAAGTCGTGAAGGCGCGCGAAGCGCTGCGTGGCGAAGTCGCTGCACTCGCTGTGAAGGGCGCTGAACAGATCCTGAAGCGCGAAGTCGACCAGGCAGCTCACGCTGACCTGCTGAATCAACTGAAAGCCGAGCTCTGATCATGGCCGAACTTGCAACCATCGCCCGTCCCTACGCGGAAGCGCTGTTTGGCGTGGCCGAAGCTGGTGACATCGCCGCCTGGTCCACGCTCGTGCAGGAGCTGGCACAGGTTGCGCGTCTGCCC encodes the following:
- the atpB gene encoding F0F1 ATP synthase subunit A, with the translated sequence MAASEGTRAMDPSEYIAHHLQNFSTAHQTSIFDIHVWNLDTLFWSIVCGLVTILVLHLAARKATSGVPGRFQCAIEMLVEMVEDQSKAMIHGSRTFIAPLALTVFVWVALMNSLDFIPVDLPGRLIGWLGLSEVIPHHRLVPTADLNGTIGIALGVFVLMIYYNFKIKGAGGFVHELLSAPFGAHPLLWIPNLALNIIEFVAKTVSLGMRLFGNMYAGELLFLLIALLGSIWSFGADTTVLGFIGHVVAGTVWSIFHILIVLLQAFIFMMLTLVYIGQAHDAH
- the atpE gene encoding F0F1 ATP synthase subunit C; this encodes MQAFIANIQGLTAIGIGIIIGLGAIGACIGIGLMGGKYIEACARQPELMNPLQTKMFLLAGLIDAAFLIGVGVAMLFAFANPLLSKLAG
- a CDS encoding F0F1 ATP synthase subunit B; this encodes MNLNATLFAQMVVFLILAWFTMKFVWPPLINALDERAKKIADGLSAAEKGKQELEAAHKRVDQELAQARNDGQQRIADAEKRAVAVADEIKAQAQAEAARIIAQAKADAEQQVVKAREALRGEVAALAVKGAEQILKREVDQAAHADLLNQLKAEL